The Bacteroidia bacterium genomic interval GCATACATGAAATATAAAGCGGTAATTGGATTAGAAATCCATGTTCAGTTAAACACAATAACAAAAGCATTCTGCGGTGATGCAAACCTCTATGGCGAAGCCCCCAATACACTTGTAAGCCCAATCAGTTTGGGGCATCCCGGAACCTTGCCAATGCACAATATAAAAGCAATTGAAAATGCCACCAAACTTGGATTGGCTCTTAATTGCCGGATTACACGCATTAACCAGTATGCACGTAAAAACTATTTCTACGCTGACTTGCCAAAAGGCTTTCAAATCACACAAGATAAAACACCCTTATGTACAGGAGGTTTTGTAGAAATTACAGATACCGAAGGTAAGCCAAAAAAAATTCACTTAACCCGTATTCACATGGAGGAAGACACGGGTAAGAGTATGCACGACCAAGATATTTATGATACGCTTGTGGACTACAACCGCGCAGGGGTTCCATTGGTTGAAATAGTGTCTGAACCTGAGATAGCAAACGGAGACGAGGCTTATCAGTACTTAGCAGAAATACGCAGACTTGTGCGCTATTTGGATGTTTGTGATGGAAACATGGAGGAAGGCAGCATGCGTTGCGATGCCAACGTTTCAGTTATGCTCGCAGACAGCAATGAATACGGCACTAAAGTCGAGGTCAAGAACATGAACTCCATGACCAATGTTAAAAAAGCAATAGAATTTGAAATCCAACGTCAGATTGAGTGTTTAGAATCCGGTCAGACTATTGTTTCCGAAACACGTTCTTTTAATGCTGCAAAGTCTAACACTGTGTCCATGCGTTCAAAAGAAAGTGCTCAAGACTATCGGTATTTCCCCGAGCCGGACTTACCTCCCTTTGTTGTAACAGATGAGTTTTTGAGTAAGATGAAATCGGCATTGCCTGAACTGCCAAAAATTTTATATCAAAGGCTACAAACAGATTTCAACCTACCGGCTTATGATGCCGGTGTTCTTACAGAAGACAAAGCTACGGCTGAGTATTACCTTGCATTAATTAAAGATTGTTCAAACTACAAAGCTGCCTCAAATTGGGTGTTAGGTCCAGTAAAATCTTGGATGAATGAAAACGCTAAATCAATAAAAGAGTTTCCAATAACAACTCACAAACTTGCGGCATTAATCGCTTTGGTTGACAACAATACAATCAGCCACACTGCTGCCTCAGGACCGGTTTTCACACAATTAGTCAAAGAGCCTAATGACAACCCATTAACCATTGCCGAAGGACTCAATCTGATTCAAACATCTGATACCGGACTGCTTGAAGGATTTATTGTTGAAACACTTTCTAAATATCCTGACAAAGTTTCTGAATACAAAGCCGGCAAAAAAGGATTATTGGGACTCTTCGTAGGTGAAGTGATGAAACTTTCTAAAGGTTCAGCAGACCCCAAAAAGGTCAATGAATTATTAACGAAAGCATTGAATTAATTCAGACTTGTATGACTCCAACATTAAATTTCTCAACGGGTGCATGATTTGCTGCATGAATACCTTCTGATATCACTTTTCGTGTTTCAATTGGGTTAATAATTCCATCCACCCATAATCTTGCAGCGGCATAATAAGGTGATAACTGATTGTTATAACGAGTTAATATTTTATCCAACAACGCCTTCTCTTCTTCTTCTTCCATCTTTTCCCCTTGTGCTTTATGTGCTGACTTTTCGATTTGCAACAGTACCTTAGCCGCTTGTTCGCCTCCCATCACTGCGATTCTTGCAGTGGGCCACGCATAAATCAACCTTGGGTCATACGCTTTTCCACACATAGCATAATTGCCTGCACCATAGCTGTTTCCCATGATGATAGTAAACTTAGGAACCGTGCTGTTGCTCATTGCATTCACCATTTTAGCACCATCTTTTATTATTCCACTGTGTTCAGACTTTGAACCTACCATAAAGCCGGTAACATCTTGAAGAAATACTAATGGAATCTTCTTTTGATTGCAATTCATGATGAAACGAGCAGCTTTATCAGCTGAATCCGAATAAATTACCCCTCCGAATTGCATTTCTCCTTTTTTGGTCTTAACCAATAATCTATTATTAGCAACAATTCCAACCGCCCATCCATCTATACGCCCATAACCACAAATAATTGTTTTGCCAAATCCCTCCTTATATTGCTCAAACTCACTGTTATCTACCAGTCTTTTGATAATTTCCATTGTATCATAAGGTTTGGAATGGTCAGCCGGTTTAATCCCAAAAATATCTTTAGGATTCAATTTAGGTTCTACTGATTCAATACGATCAAAGCCAGCATTTGGAGGAGTTCCAATTTTATCCATCAGAAATTTAATCCTGTCAAGAC includes:
- the gatB gene encoding Asp-tRNA(Asn)/Glu-tRNA(Gln) amidotransferase subunit GatB, which encodes MKYKAVIGLEIHVQLNTITKAFCGDANLYGEAPNTLVSPISLGHPGTLPMHNIKAIENATKLGLALNCRITRINQYARKNYFYADLPKGFQITQDKTPLCTGGFVEITDTEGKPKKIHLTRIHMEEDTGKSMHDQDIYDTLVDYNRAGVPLVEIVSEPEIANGDEAYQYLAEIRRLVRYLDVCDGNMEEGSMRCDANVSVMLADSNEYGTKVEVKNMNSMTNVKKAIEFEIQRQIECLESGQTIVSETRSFNAAKSNTVSMRSKESAQDYRYFPEPDLPPFVVTDEFLSKMKSALPELPKILYQRLQTDFNLPAYDAGVLTEDKATAEYYLALIKDCSNYKAASNWVLGPVKSWMNENAKSIKEFPITTHKLAALIALVDNNTISHTAASGPVFTQLVKEPNDNPLTIAEGLNLIQTSDTGLLEGFIVETLSKYPDKVSEYKAGKKGLLGLFVGEVMKLSKGSADPKKVNELLTKALN
- a CDS encoding acyl-CoA carboxylase subunit beta, producing MSISASELEFNMNEDAMRLLVDKLKFKFKQVCKGGGDKAAAKQREKGKMLCRERIDYLRDENTPWVEIGAFAGDEMYAEYGGCQSGGVVAGLGYVKGRQCVIVANDATVKAGAWFPITGKKNLRAQEIAMENRLPIIYLVDSAGVFLPMQDEIFPDKEHFGRIFRNNAIMSSKGIIQIAAVMGSCVAGGAYLPIMSDEALIVDKTGSIFLAGSYLVKAAIGEDIDNETLGGSVSQTEISGVIDDRFPDDKSCLDRIKFLMDKIGTPPNAGFDRIESVEPKLNPKDIFGIKPADHSKPYDTMEIIKRLVDNSEFEQYKEGFGKTIICGYGRIDGWAVGIVANNRLLVKTKKGEMQFGGVIYSDSADKAARFIMNCNQKKIPLVFLQDVTGFMVGSKSEHSGIIKDGAKMVNAMSNSTVPKFTIIMGNSYGAGNYAMCGKAYDPRLIYAWPTARIAVMGGEQAAKVLLQIEKSAHKAQGEKMEEEEEKALLDKILTRYNNQLSPYYAAARLWVDGIINPIETRKVISEGIHAANHAPVEKFNVGVIQV